In a single window of the Arthrobacter zhangbolii genome:
- a CDS encoding 3-keto-5-aminohexanoate cleavage protein produces MRQAEKVIITTAVTGSVNVPSQSPFLPLAAEEVVASAFEAAAAGSAIIHLHARHPDGRPAWEAEIYEEIVPAILEKTDVVINITTGGSSAMTMDQRLAGALRFSPELASLNMGSMNFVYSGIADKVTGWKHDWEKEYVLNTYSHPFINSFDRIEHTLRTLGDGHGTRFEFECYDIGHLYSLAHFVDRGLVEPPFLIQGVFGILGGIGADHENLTHMVTIADKLFGNDYYFSAFAAGRNQMQFGTHSAWLGGNVRVGLEDSLWISKGELATSNAQQVRKIRAVVEDLGKQIASPDEARQMLNLKGVQNVTIDSMMR; encoded by the coding sequence ATGCGCCAGGCAGAAAAGGTCATCATCACCACCGCAGTGACCGGGTCGGTGAACGTCCCTTCGCAGAGCCCCTTCCTCCCCCTCGCGGCCGAAGAGGTAGTTGCCTCGGCCTTTGAAGCCGCTGCTGCCGGCTCCGCGATCATCCATCTCCATGCGCGGCACCCCGACGGGCGGCCCGCCTGGGAGGCCGAAATCTATGAGGAGATTGTCCCCGCCATACTCGAGAAGACCGACGTCGTCATCAACATCACCACCGGCGGCTCGTCTGCGATGACGATGGACCAGCGCCTGGCCGGAGCGCTCCGGTTTTCCCCCGAACTTGCCTCCCTGAACATGGGATCAATGAATTTCGTTTACTCCGGGATCGCGGACAAAGTCACGGGTTGGAAGCACGACTGGGAAAAGGAGTACGTGCTCAACACGTATTCACACCCTTTCATCAACTCCTTTGACCGCATCGAGCACACCCTCCGGACCCTCGGGGACGGCCACGGCACGCGTTTCGAGTTCGAGTGCTACGACATCGGCCACCTGTACTCCCTGGCCCACTTCGTCGACAGGGGCCTGGTGGAGCCGCCGTTCCTTATCCAAGGTGTTTTCGGCATCCTCGGCGGAATCGGCGCCGACCACGAAAACCTCACCCACATGGTCACCATCGCGGACAAGCTCTTCGGCAACGACTACTATTTCTCCGCCTTCGCCGCCGGGCGCAACCAGATGCAGTTCGGCACCCACAGTGCCTGGCTTGGCGGCAACGTCCGCGTGGGCCTTGAAGACAGCCTGTGGATCAGCAAAGGCGAACTTGCCACCAGCAACGCACAGCAGGTCCGGAAAATCCGCGCCGTGGTCGAGGACCTCGGCAAACAGATCGCCAGCCCCGACGAGGCACGGCAAATGCTCAACCTCAAAGGCGTCCAGAACGTCACCATCGACTCAATGATGAGGTAA
- a CDS encoding DUF6282 family protein, which yields MSISNDVPSPALLKVLEGAVDLHVHSGPSPFPRRLNHVEASYDAARIGMRALLIKSHHHNTVMDLLAMGSQLADAPTPVYGGVALNSEVGGINPSAVAVAIQMGGRAVWGPTVSAAQHIAAHNHDDGFPTAGANLEEKEVSIWDAGGNVSEDTVRVTQLVAEADIMLTGGHLDAASMKALFATAKENGVRRLLLHHPDFIVNASDDDVEEMLKSGAFVEHELSMYHPDVPAPGFPISRLVDWIDRIGPEHTVIDSDLGQKTNPLPVDGYIYVIQQLLDHGVAEKDIRQMICRNTAFLLGLEETN from the coding sequence ATGTCCATTTCCAACGACGTTCCCTCGCCCGCCCTGCTCAAAGTCCTGGAAGGAGCGGTCGATCTTCATGTCCACTCCGGGCCGAGCCCGTTCCCACGCCGCCTCAACCATGTGGAGGCGTCCTATGATGCAGCCCGCATTGGCATGCGGGCGCTGCTCATCAAGTCGCACCACCACAACACGGTCATGGACCTGCTTGCCATGGGGTCCCAGCTGGCGGACGCGCCAACCCCTGTCTACGGGGGCGTTGCGCTCAACTCCGAGGTAGGGGGTATCAACCCGTCGGCCGTCGCCGTCGCCATCCAGATGGGCGGACGTGCCGTATGGGGTCCCACGGTGTCGGCGGCCCAGCACATCGCTGCCCATAACCACGACGACGGGTTCCCCACCGCGGGCGCCAATCTCGAGGAGAAGGAGGTGTCCATCTGGGACGCCGGCGGCAACGTCTCCGAAGACACCGTCCGCGTTACACAACTGGTTGCGGAGGCAGACATCATGCTTACCGGCGGCCACCTCGATGCGGCGTCGATGAAGGCACTTTTTGCAACCGCGAAGGAAAACGGTGTTCGCCGGCTGCTGCTCCACCATCCTGATTTCATTGTCAACGCCTCCGATGACGACGTCGAAGAAATGCTGAAGTCGGGCGCGTTCGTGGAACATGAGCTGTCCATGTACCACCCGGACGTTCCCGCCCCCGGTTTCCCCATAAGCCGCCTGGTGGATTGGATCGACCGGATCGGTCCCGAACACACCGTCATCGATTCGGACCTCGGCCAGAAAACCAATCCGTTGCCGGTGGACGGCTACATCTACGTCATTCAGCAGCTGCTCGACCACGGGGTGGCCGAGAAGGACATCCGCCAGATGATCTGCAGGAACACCGCCTTCCTGCTGGGCCTGGAAGAAACAAACTGA
- a CDS encoding IclR family transcriptional regulator, which yields MPDPLDALAAADRSAALPYGDRGAIQTIDRAAMILALFDQNTQVLSPTLVADRLGLNRTTAHRYLQSLQASGFLGQGYGPGPLINQLASLVSARQQILTVAPAIMRTLADQTGLTAVLSFLGRSGAVVSHVEEANGGTILLTVRVGTVLELKAAQSRMLLAFQSDPEVASRMHASLDGAEARKEQAELALARRNRVAWADLGRVGLASVAAPVFGSRDIQAAVAVLGTTTMLSPSDLSSPRVELLRDAAERISSTVTI from the coding sequence GTGCCTGATCCGCTTGATGCGCTCGCCGCCGCAGACCGCAGCGCCGCGCTGCCCTATGGTGACCGCGGGGCTATTCAGACCATCGACAGGGCAGCCATGATCCTTGCCCTTTTCGACCAGAACACCCAGGTGCTGAGCCCGACCCTGGTGGCCGACCGCCTCGGACTCAACCGGACTACCGCGCATCGTTACCTGCAGTCCCTGCAGGCGTCCGGGTTCCTCGGCCAGGGCTACGGCCCCGGTCCCCTGATCAACCAATTGGCTTCGCTGGTGTCGGCACGCCAGCAGATCCTTACGGTGGCACCGGCCATCATGCGCACGCTTGCAGACCAGACGGGACTCACCGCGGTGCTGAGTTTCCTGGGACGGTCCGGCGCGGTGGTGAGCCATGTCGAAGAAGCGAACGGGGGGACCATCCTGCTGACCGTGCGGGTTGGCACGGTTCTCGAACTCAAGGCGGCCCAGTCGAGGATGCTCCTCGCTTTCCAATCCGACCCGGAGGTGGCTTCCCGCATGCACGCGTCCCTTGACGGGGCGGAAGCGCGGAAGGAGCAGGCGGAACTCGCGCTTGCACGGCGGAACCGTGTGGCGTGGGCCGACCTGGGCCGGGTTGGCCTGGCATCGGTGGCGGCGCCGGTCTTCGGAAGCCGTGATATACAGGCCGCGGTGGCCGTCCTCGGCACCACCACAATGCTCTCTCCCTCTGACCTCTCCTCCCCTCGTGTAGAGCTGCTTCGGGATGCTGCCGAACGCATCAGCTCAACGGTGACCATCTGA